The following proteins are co-located in the Micromonospora coriariae genome:
- a CDS encoding ATP-binding protein, producing the protein MMATVKLSFSPAPVHVRTARLVGVAVARRAGVREDLLDEVRLAIGEACTRAVALHRQYGLADPVLVEMSDAGSYAVRVVDRAPIEAGIGLAALPPDELANESLTDEALTTGVGFALLAGFVEDLQVRPVDEGVGTEVRMVWPVGR; encoded by the coding sequence GTGATGGCGACAGTCAAGCTCTCCTTCTCCCCGGCGCCGGTGCACGTGCGTACCGCCCGGCTGGTCGGCGTCGCCGTCGCCCGGCGCGCGGGGGTCCGTGAGGATCTGCTGGACGAGGTGCGCCTGGCCATCGGCGAGGCGTGTACCCGGGCGGTGGCCCTGCACCGCCAGTACGGCCTGGCCGACCCGGTGCTGGTGGAGATGTCCGACGCGGGGTCGTACGCGGTGCGGGTGGTGGACCGGGCGCCGATCGAGGCCGGCATCGGGCTGGCCGCGCTGCCGCCGGACGAGCTGGCCAACGAGTCGCTCACCGATGAGGCGCTGACCACCGGGGTCGGTTTCGCCCTGCTCGCCGGCTTCGTCGAGGACCTTCAGGTGCGTCCGGTCGACGAGGGCGTCGGCACCGAGGTGCGGATGGTGTGGCCGGTCGGCCGCTGA
- a CDS encoding STAS domain-containing protein — translation MELSLATRTVGEHTVLEVGGEVDVYTAPRLRERLLELIDSGARHVVVDLGRVDFLDSTGLGVLVGALKRLRTAGGSFALVCDKEPLLKIFRITALDQVFPLHPTVDAAVGAEPTGAGA, via the coding sequence ATGGAGCTGTCGCTGGCGACCCGCACCGTGGGCGAGCACACGGTGCTCGAGGTCGGCGGTGAGGTGGACGTCTACACCGCGCCCCGGCTCCGCGAACGGCTCCTCGAACTGATCGACAGCGGCGCCCGGCACGTGGTGGTCGACCTCGGCCGGGTGGACTTCCTCGACTCCACCGGGCTGGGCGTGCTGGTCGGCGCGCTCAAGCGGCTCCGCACGGCCGGTGGCTCGTTCGCCCTGGTCTGCGACAAGGAGCCACTGCTCAAGATCTTCCGGATCACCGCGCTGGACCAGGTGTTCCCGCTGCACCCCACGGTCGACGCGGCGGTCGGCGCGGAACCGACCGGTGCCGGCGCGTGA
- a CDS encoding DEAD/DEAH box helicase, with translation MSSAATVSADPGPEPSPVDLLRRLRARSAGDPVTHVERVPARAGVPAPWPSWAPAELREAFARRGVVAPWRHQAEAATLAYDGGHVVVATGTASGKSLAYQLPSLATLLADPRATVLYLAPTKALAADQLRAVAGLELEGVRPACYDGDTPRAEREWIRRHSRFVLTNPDMLHHGILPGHAQWSGFLRRLAYVVIDECHTYRGVFGSHVAHVLRRLRRQCARFGATPVFVLASATSGDPATAAGRLTGLPVTAVTEDASPRGGVTFALWEPPLLPPESSAASSPAPAQAAGGHDDVPDLIQVRRSALRETADLLADTVAEGVRTLAFVRSRKGAEVVAASARRALDEAVPGLGKRVAAYRGGYLREERRELERALLHGDLLGLASTNALELGVDLIGLDAVLICGYPGTRASLWQQAGRAGRSGQEALAVLVARDDPLDTYLVHHPEAIFGAPVEATVLDPANPYVLAPQLACAAAEAPLTPADLTLFGDGAKEAIDELVAAGALRQRPTGWYWRHRERPEVDLRGEGGAPVCVVESATGRLLGTVDGGSSHFLLHPGAVYLHQGVSYVVDELDLADGCALVHTEEPDWSTHARDVTDLSVVSVRSYVDAGPVGMFLGEVDVTSQVVSYQRRRIATGEVIDTRPLDLPTRELRTVAVWFTLSPQSLAAAGVQAPDVPGALHAAEHAAIGLLPLMATCDRWDIGGLSTAVHPDTEAPTVFVYDGHPGGAGFAERAYGTASAWLRATRDAIAECGCETGCPSCVQSPKCGNGNSPLSKPDAIRVLDVVLANLPS, from the coding sequence GTGTCGTCCGCAGCCACCGTATCCGCAGATCCCGGCCCCGAGCCATCGCCGGTCGACCTGCTGCGCCGGCTGCGCGCCCGGAGCGCCGGCGACCCGGTCACCCACGTCGAAAGGGTGCCGGCCCGCGCCGGGGTGCCCGCACCGTGGCCGTCGTGGGCACCCGCGGAGCTGCGCGAGGCGTTCGCCCGCCGCGGCGTGGTCGCGCCCTGGCGGCACCAGGCCGAGGCGGCCACCCTGGCGTACGACGGCGGCCACGTCGTGGTCGCCACCGGCACCGCGTCCGGCAAGTCCCTGGCGTACCAGCTTCCGTCGCTGGCCACGCTGCTCGCCGACCCCCGGGCCACCGTGCTCTACCTGGCGCCCACCAAGGCGCTCGCCGCCGACCAGCTGCGGGCCGTGGCCGGGCTGGAGCTGGAGGGGGTACGCCCGGCCTGCTACGACGGGGACACTCCGCGCGCCGAGCGGGAGTGGATCCGCCGGCACTCCCGGTTCGTGCTGACCAACCCGGACATGCTGCACCACGGCATCCTCCCCGGGCACGCCCAGTGGTCGGGCTTCCTGCGCCGGCTGGCGTACGTGGTGATCGACGAGTGCCACACCTACCGGGGGGTGTTCGGCTCACACGTCGCGCACGTGCTGCGCCGGCTACGCCGGCAGTGCGCCCGGTTCGGGGCCACCCCGGTGTTCGTGCTCGCCTCGGCGACCTCCGGTGACCCGGCGACCGCGGCCGGACGGCTGACCGGCCTGCCGGTGACGGCGGTCACCGAGGACGCCTCGCCGCGCGGCGGGGTGACCTTCGCGCTCTGGGAGCCGCCGCTGCTGCCACCCGAATCGTCAGCGGCCTCCTCCCCGGCGCCCGCCCAGGCGGCGGGCGGGCACGACGACGTGCCGGACCTCATCCAGGTCCGCCGATCGGCGCTGCGGGAGACCGCGGACCTGCTCGCCGACACGGTCGCCGAGGGGGTACGCACGCTCGCGTTCGTCCGGTCCCGCAAGGGCGCCGAGGTGGTGGCGGCCAGCGCGCGCCGGGCGTTGGACGAGGCGGTGCCGGGGCTCGGCAAGCGGGTGGCCGCCTACCGGGGCGGCTACCTGCGTGAGGAGCGGCGTGAGCTGGAGCGGGCGCTGCTGCACGGTGACCTGCTCGGCCTGGCCTCCACCAACGCGCTCGAACTGGGCGTGGACCTGATCGGCCTGGACGCGGTGCTGATCTGCGGATATCCCGGCACCCGGGCGTCGCTCTGGCAGCAGGCGGGCCGCGCCGGGCGCTCCGGACAGGAGGCCCTCGCCGTGCTGGTGGCCCGGGACGATCCGCTGGACACCTATCTGGTCCACCACCCGGAGGCGATCTTCGGGGCGCCGGTCGAGGCGACGGTGCTCGACCCGGCCAACCCGTACGTGCTGGCCCCGCAGCTCGCCTGCGCCGCGGCCGAGGCCCCGCTGACCCCGGCCGACCTGACGCTCTTCGGTGACGGGGCGAAGGAGGCGATCGACGAGCTGGTGGCGGCCGGGGCGCTGCGGCAGCGGCCCACCGGCTGGTACTGGCGGCACCGGGAGCGCCCCGAGGTGGACCTGCGCGGCGAGGGCGGCGCCCCGGTCTGCGTGGTGGAGTCGGCCACCGGCCGCCTGCTGGGCACGGTCGACGGCGGCTCCTCGCACTTCCTGCTCCACCCCGGCGCGGTCTACCTGCACCAGGGCGTCTCGTACGTGGTGGACGAGCTCGACCTCGCCGACGGCTGCGCGCTGGTGCACACCGAGGAGCCGGACTGGTCCACCCACGCCCGGGACGTCACCGACCTGTCCGTGGTGTCGGTGCGCTCCTACGTGGACGCCGGGCCGGTCGGCATGTTCCTCGGCGAGGTGGATGTGACCAGCCAGGTGGTGTCGTACCAGCGACGCCGGATCGCCACCGGCGAGGTGATCGACACCCGGCCGCTCGACCTGCCCACCCGGGAGCTGCGCACGGTGGCGGTCTGGTTCACCCTGTCGCCGCAGTCACTGGCCGCAGCCGGTGTGCAGGCCCCGGACGTGCCGGGTGCGCTGCACGCGGCCGAGCACGCCGCGATCGGCCTGCTGCCGCTGATGGCCACCTGCGACCGGTGGGACATCGGCGGGCTCTCCACGGCGGTGCACCCCGACACCGAGGCACCGACCGTCTTCGTCTACGACGGGCACCCGGGCGGCGCGGGCTTCGCCGAGCGGGCGTACGGGACGGCTTCGGCGTGGCTGCGGGCCACCCGGGACGCGATCGCGGAGTGCGGCTGCGAGACGGGCTGCCCGTCCTGCGTGCAGTCCCCGAAGTGCGGCAACGGCAACAGCCCGCTCTCCAAGCCGGACGCGATCCGGGTGCTCGACGTGGTGCTGGCGAATCTGCCCTCCTGA
- a CDS encoding LURP-one-related/scramblase family protein: MQLDNLQTLQQFHIRQRLRMMVNQYEVRAVAPDGTEGELLAFAQQKRLAFKEQVTIYTDDSKQQPLLGFKARQRIDLGATYDVTDAAGIPIGLFRKDFAQSLLRSTWHVEQAGLPQVTGQERSMPVALLRRFVDSLSWLPYHFDFTAGGQPVFSVVKKWGLRDKYIVEVQNPQIDRRLVIAMAVALDALQAR; encoded by the coding sequence ATGCAGCTCGACAACTTGCAGACCCTGCAGCAGTTCCACATCCGCCAGCGGCTGCGGATGATGGTCAACCAGTACGAGGTCCGGGCGGTCGCGCCGGACGGCACCGAGGGTGAACTGCTGGCCTTCGCACAGCAGAAGCGGCTCGCCTTCAAGGAGCAGGTGACGATCTACACCGACGACTCCAAGCAGCAGCCCCTGCTCGGCTTCAAGGCCCGCCAGCGCATCGACCTGGGCGCCACGTACGACGTGACCGACGCGGCCGGCATCCCGATCGGCCTGTTCCGCAAGGACTTCGCCCAGTCGCTGCTCCGCTCCACCTGGCACGTCGAGCAGGCCGGGCTGCCGCAGGTGACGGGCCAGGAGCGCAGCATGCCGGTCGCGCTGCTGCGCCGGTTCGTCGACTCGCTGTCCTGGCTGCCGTACCACTTCGACTTCACCGCCGGAGGCCAGCCCGTCTTCTCGGTCGTGAAGAAGTGGGGCCTGCGCGACAAGTACATCGTCGAGGTGCAGAACCCGCAGATCGACCGCCGCCTGGTCATCGCCATGGCCGTCGCTCTCGACGCGCTCCAGGCCCGCTGA
- a CDS encoding Rv3654c family TadE-like protein, with translation MPEHQTRPGQAHLRHDRPHLERPHPEPPETEWPHGERPDAERTDSERGGATVLLLAMGLVFVLVGTFGAAVAAAGMAAQRAAVAADLGALAGAARVLDGDAAACASAADIAGRNGGRLVDCRSDGLDVLVTVEVAITPLPGLTRVVASMARAGPVRG, from the coding sequence ATGCCCGAGCACCAGACCAGGCCGGGCCAGGCGCACCTCCGCCATGACCGGCCGCACCTCGAGCGGCCGCACCCCGAACCACCAGAGACCGAGTGGCCGCACGGGGAGAGGCCCGACGCCGAGCGGACGGACTCTGAGCGAGGTGGAGCAACCGTGCTCCTGCTCGCGATGGGTCTGGTCTTCGTGCTGGTGGGGACGTTCGGCGCCGCCGTCGCCGCGGCCGGAATGGCGGCGCAACGGGCGGCGGTGGCGGCCGACCTGGGTGCGCTGGCGGGGGCGGCCAGGGTGCTCGACGGCGACGCGGCGGCGTGCGCGTCCGCCGCGGACATCGCCGGGCGCAACGGTGGCCGGCTGGTCGACTGTCGGTCCGACGGGCTGGATGTGCTGGTGACCGTCGAGGTGGCGATCACGCCACTGCCTGGTCTGACCCGGGTCGTGGCGTCGATGGCCCGCGCCGGCCCGGTACGCGGCTGA
- a CDS encoding TadE family type IV pilus minor pilin: protein MIGRRRTGRCRRSGTTGWTAGGRRESRVVDRVVGGDRGSFTAELAAGLPALLLLLLTGLTAVNAVSTRASCLHAAREAALAAARGADGSADGLRAAPPGAEVSVSIDGDRAQATVRAPVRALGGRLPRITVVATAVAAVEPGATEGSR from the coding sequence GTGATCGGGCGCCGGCGGACCGGCCGCTGTCGGCGGTCCGGCACCACCGGGTGGACGGCCGGCGGCCGACGGGAATCCCGTGTCGTCGACCGGGTAGTCGGTGGGGACCGGGGGTCGTTCACCGCCGAACTGGCGGCCGGCCTGCCGGCGCTGCTCCTGCTCCTGCTCACCGGCCTGACCGCGGTCAACGCGGTCAGCACCCGGGCGAGCTGCCTGCACGCGGCCCGGGAGGCGGCGCTTGCCGCCGCCCGGGGCGCGGACGGCAGCGCCGACGGTCTGCGTGCGGCGCCACCGGGAGCGGAGGTGTCGGTGTCGATCGACGGTGACCGGGCGCAGGCGACGGTCCGAGCGCCGGTACGCGCGTTGGGCGGTCGCCTCCCGCGGATCACCGTGGTCGCCACCGCCGTCGCGGCCGTGGAACCCGGGGCCACCGAGGGCAGCCGATGA
- a CDS encoding DUF4244 domain-containing protein: protein MRKLIARLRGDAGMNTAEYAVGTLAAVAFAGILLKVLTSGNVQSALTAVIDRALK, encoded by the coding sequence ATGCGCAAACTCATCGCCCGCCTGCGCGGCGACGCCGGGATGAACACCGCCGAGTACGCCGTCGGCACCCTCGCCGCCGTCGCCTTCGCGGGGATCCTGTTGAAGGTGTTGACCTCCGGCAACGTCCAGTCGGCGTTGACCGCCGTGATCGACCGGGCGCTCAAGTGA
- a CDS encoding type II secretion system F family protein — protein sequence MSRTVAGSNWTGRTGSSVSPGVDATDGHRRPDAIRLAAGLGGLAVAVVVGGWFGLLGAVPTAFLLDLLLRRIESPAARKRRLREAADLPLAADLLAAAMRAGAPVDRSVLAVAEALDGPLASRLARVGRTLLLGGGPAEAWSALDGVPGGERLTAAAFRSANSGAALAGALTRLADDLRADRATAAEASARRAGVLIVLPLGLCFLPAFILAGLVPVIVAVLGDVL from the coding sequence ATGTCCCGGACGGTGGCGGGCTCCAACTGGACAGGGCGGACCGGCTCGTCGGTCAGCCCGGGAGTGGACGCAACGGACGGCCACCGACGGCCGGACGCGATCCGGCTCGCCGCAGGTCTGGGCGGGCTCGCCGTGGCCGTGGTCGTCGGAGGCTGGTTCGGGCTGCTCGGCGCGGTCCCGACCGCGTTCCTCCTGGACCTGCTGCTGCGGCGAATCGAATCGCCGGCCGCCCGCAAGAGGCGGCTTCGAGAGGCCGCGGATCTGCCCCTCGCCGCCGACCTGCTCGCGGCGGCGATGCGGGCCGGCGCTCCGGTGGACCGCTCCGTGCTTGCCGTCGCCGAGGCATTGGACGGCCCGCTCGCCAGCCGGCTGGCCCGGGTCGGCCGCACCCTGCTGCTCGGCGGCGGACCGGCCGAGGCGTGGTCCGCGCTGGACGGGGTGCCGGGCGGGGAGCGGTTGACCGCGGCCGCGTTCCGCTCGGCCAACAGCGGGGCCGCCCTGGCCGGTGCGCTGACCCGGCTCGCCGACGACCTGCGCGCCGACCGGGCCACCGCCGCCGAGGCGTCGGCCCGCCGGGCTGGCGTGCTCATCGTTCTGCCGCTGGGGCTCTGCTTCCTACCGGCGTTCATTCTCGCCGGCCTGGTGCCGGTGATCGTCGCCGTTCTCGGCGACGTGCTCTGA
- a CDS encoding TadA family conjugal transfer-associated ATPase has translation MTGRPEERTLAARVRQRIAADTTPVTPAAIVSAVRAEPTTAVLGDTAVLRIADRVHDDLVGAGPLASLLADPEVTDVLVNGTRVWVDRGSGLHQVAVPVGSVEDVRRLAQRLIASAGRRLDDGSPYADARLPDGTRLHAVLPPVATEGPYLSLRTFRHRPFTLDELVRQGTVPRPVAPLLAAVVAARLAYLVTGGTGSGKTTLLNTLLGLVPATERIVLVEDAAELHPGHPHVVGLQARTANVEGTGVVSLGDLVRQALRMRPDRLVVGECRGGEVVDLLAALNTGHDGGAGTLHANTPSDVPARLEALGMLGGLPRAALHAQVAAALQVLLQVRRGERGRVLESICLLLPEGPDRVVSVVPAWVRGRGLGLAARALGALLRDRGVAVPPILSEPWPGSAGPA, from the coding sequence ATGACCGGCCGGCCGGAGGAGCGCACACTCGCCGCCCGGGTGCGGCAACGGATCGCCGCCGACACCACCCCGGTCACCCCGGCGGCGATCGTCTCGGCGGTTCGGGCCGAGCCCACCACCGCGGTGCTCGGTGACACCGCCGTGCTGCGGATCGCCGACCGGGTCCACGACGACCTCGTCGGCGCCGGGCCACTGGCGTCGCTGTTGGCCGACCCGGAGGTGACCGACGTACTGGTCAATGGCACCCGGGTCTGGGTCGACCGAGGTTCGGGGTTGCACCAGGTCGCCGTGCCGGTGGGCTCGGTGGAGGATGTCCGCCGGCTGGCGCAGCGACTGATCGCCAGCGCCGGGCGGCGGCTCGACGACGGCTCCCCGTACGCGGACGCGCGGCTCCCCGACGGCACCCGGCTGCACGCCGTGCTGCCTCCGGTGGCGACCGAGGGCCCCTACCTGTCCCTGCGGACCTTCCGGCACCGACCGTTCACCCTCGACGAGTTGGTGCGCCAGGGGACCGTGCCGCGACCGGTGGCACCACTGCTCGCCGCCGTCGTCGCGGCCCGGCTGGCGTACCTGGTCACCGGCGGCACCGGGTCGGGCAAGACGACGCTGCTCAACACGCTGCTCGGGTTGGTCCCGGCGACCGAGCGGATCGTGCTGGTGGAGGACGCCGCCGAGCTGCACCCGGGGCATCCGCACGTGGTGGGCCTCCAGGCGCGTACCGCCAATGTCGAGGGAACGGGCGTGGTCAGCCTCGGCGACCTGGTCCGGCAGGCGTTGCGGATGCGCCCGGACCGGCTGGTGGTCGGGGAGTGCCGGGGCGGTGAGGTGGTCGACCTGCTGGCCGCGCTGAACACCGGCCACGACGGAGGCGCGGGCACGCTCCACGCCAACACCCCGTCCGACGTGCCGGCCCGACTCGAGGCGCTCGGCATGCTGGGTGGGCTGCCCCGCGCCGCGCTGCACGCCCAGGTGGCCGCCGCGTTGCAGGTGCTGCTTCAGGTACGACGTGGTGAGCGCGGCCGCGTTCTGGAGTCGATCTGCCTGCTGCTCCCTGAGGGGCCCGACCGGGTGGTGTCCGTGGTGCCCGCCTGGGTCCGCGGTCGTGGGCTCGGGCTCGCCGCCCGTGCGCTGGGCGCGCTGCTGCGAGACCGTGGCGTGGCGGTGCCGCCGATCCTCAGCGAGCCGTGGCCGGGATCGGCAGGCCCGGCATGA